In the Candidatus Electrothrix rattekaaiensis genome, one interval contains:
- a CDS encoding isoprenyl transferase: MDVTRYPDPLPRHVAIIMDGNGRWAQQRRRPRLFGHKAGADSVREAVETAREVGIRHLSLYAFSTENWQRPGLEVKGLMTLLKTYLQSELDTMKKNGVRLACFGQKDRLPDDVRKMLDRVIAETEHCSELRLNLCLSYGSRAEMIGAMQEISRKCVSGELKPEEIDDQLFSDHLYSTGQPDPDLLIRTSGEQRLSNFLLWQLSYAELYFTDIKWPDFRRDQFLEALEEYAGRQRRFGKTGEQAGTACAAS; the protein is encoded by the coding sequence ATGGATGTAACTCGTTACCCGGACCCGCTTCCTCGGCATGTGGCTATTATCATGGACGGTAATGGCCGTTGGGCTCAACAGCGTCGTCGTCCCAGACTCTTCGGTCATAAGGCCGGAGCCGATTCCGTGCGTGAGGCGGTGGAAACAGCTCGCGAGGTCGGGATCAGGCATCTTTCCCTGTATGCCTTTTCCACGGAAAATTGGCAGCGTCCTGGTCTGGAGGTCAAGGGCCTCATGACCCTGCTCAAGACCTATTTGCAGTCTGAGCTGGATACTATGAAGAAAAACGGAGTTCGTCTGGCATGTTTTGGCCAGAAAGATCGCCTGCCTGATGATGTGCGCAAGATGCTCGATAGAGTCATTGCCGAGACAGAGCACTGTTCCGAACTGCGCCTGAATCTTTGCCTCAGCTATGGTTCGCGGGCTGAAATGATCGGGGCTATGCAGGAGATCAGTCGGAAATGTGTATCCGGTGAGCTGAAGCCGGAGGAGATTGATGATCAGCTGTTCAGTGACCATCTCTACTCCACAGGTCAGCCTGACCCGGATTTGCTGATCAGGACCAGCGGCGAACAGCGGCTGTCCAATTTTCTGCTTTGGCAGTTATCCTATGCGGAGCTCTATTTTACAGATATTAAGTGGCCGGATTTTCGCAGGGACCAGTTTCTTGAGGCCTTGGAGGAATATGCGGGGCGTCAACGACGTTTCGGGAAAACCGGTGAGCAGGCAGGAACTGCCTGTGCCGCTTCGTGA
- the frr gene encoding ribosome recycling factor, with the protein MANEVVELARESMEERVEALKRELTSIRTGRASRSLLERIKVNAYGSNLPVDQVGTITVPESRMIVIQPWDPQMLAVLEKAIMTSDLGLTPANDGKVIRLNIPQLTEDRRKELVKQVKKISEEYKVGVRNDRRDANDTFKAQKNDKEISEDDMFRYQEEVQKVTDEFITRIDEIAAGKEKEVMEV; encoded by the coding sequence ATGGCAAACGAGGTTGTAGAGCTGGCAAGAGAGAGTATGGAGGAAAGGGTTGAGGCGCTGAAACGAGAGCTGACCAGTATCCGAACCGGTCGTGCTTCCCGAAGCCTGCTGGAAAGAATTAAAGTGAATGCCTACGGTTCCAACCTGCCTGTTGATCAGGTAGGGACGATCACTGTTCCTGAAAGTCGAATGATTGTAATCCAGCCTTGGGACCCCCAGATGCTGGCTGTGCTGGAAAAGGCGATCATGACCTCTGATCTCGGCCTGACACCAGCCAATGACGGCAAGGTTATCCGGCTGAATATTCCTCAGTTGACCGAAGATCGGCGCAAGGAGTTGGTCAAGCAGGTAAAGAAAATTTCTGAAGAGTACAAGGTCGGTGTGCGTAATGATCGACGTGATGCCAACGATACCTTTAAAGCACAAAAGAACGACAAGGAAATTTCTGAAGACGATATGTTTCGCTATCAGGAAGAGGTGCAGAAGGTGACGGATGAATTCATCACCCGGATTGATGAGATAGCTGCTGGTAAAGAAAAAGAGGTTATGGAGGTTTAG
- a CDS encoding DUF4351 domain-containing protein: MKSFLKKYFDQGRQEGRQEGEVRLLLRLLRKRFGDLPGWAEERLRLASSAMLETWSERILTASTLDEVFSEQNR; this comes from the coding sequence ATGAAATCATTTCTGAAAAAATATTTTGATCAGGGACGGCAGGAAGGACGTCAGGAAGGAGAGGTCCGGCTGCTGCTCCGGCTGCTGCGCAAACGTTTCGGCGATCTGCCCGGCTGGGCCGAGGAGCGGCTGCGCCTCGCTTCTTCCGCGATGCTGGAAACCTGGTCGGAACGGATTCTGACGGCCTCCACTCTGGACGAGGTGTTTTCCGAACAGAACCGATAA
- a CDS encoding integration host factor subunit alpha — protein sequence MKKETKKKTSSDEGNGKKGNVTRKELAVAINKELDLSQRNSAELVDTIFASMKETLVGGESLKLVQFGTLTVRDKSPRRGRNPRTGESMMITKRKMVSFRPSKRLRELLNQ from the coding sequence ATGAAAAAAGAAACAAAGAAAAAAACAAGTAGCGACGAAGGTAACGGGAAAAAAGGCAATGTTACCAGGAAAGAGCTCGCTGTTGCGATTAACAAAGAACTCGACTTGTCCCAACGCAATTCCGCAGAGCTCGTTGATACGATTTTTGCATCCATGAAAGAAACCTTGGTGGGCGGAGAGTCGCTCAAGCTGGTTCAGTTCGGCACCCTGACCGTGCGGGATAAGTCTCCCCGTCGCGGGCGTAATCCCCGTACTGGTGAGTCTATGATGATCACCAAGCGGAAGATGGTTTCTTTCCGTCCTTCCAAACGGCTGCGTGAGCTGCTGAATCAGTAG
- the pheT gene encoding phenylalanine--tRNA ligase subunit beta, with amino-acid sequence MKFTLSWLGKYISLDSLTPDQLAERLTMLGLEVDAVEELYVGLDAIQTAKVLSVAKHPNADRLSLCEVEIGEEKVPIVCGASNVRPGLITAIARPGVTLPGGMKIKKAKVRGEVSLGMLCSWRELGIGEEHAGIIELDSSLASGQSLAEVLDLSDTMIEIDLTPNRPDCTAVLGIAREVAGFTEQKVTPPVSSLPELGDSTSEFTVKISEPELCPRYAARKLTGVVIKPSPWWLQRQLLAVGMRPINNIVDITNFVMLEYGQPLHAFDFQELAGKTIEVRCPRTDETTFTTLDQSERKIEPDMLMICDGEKPVAVAGVMGGLHSEVTEKTTEILLESACFDPVSVRRTARKLNLSTEASYRFERGINPDGVTEAMERAVQLICELADAQVADGVDLYPGKKELLQLDLRVERVNALLGITLTGQQIATYLRGIDFTVADEDSATLTVTVPAFRVDIEREVDLVEELARLVGYNEIPTARPNISMDYPQRDEMRRLRQETASAFVRSGFYEAINYSFVAEKHCDMLGISQEDPRRQCVRLLNPLTEDQSVMRTMLLPGILENIRRNINFQQADIRLFEIGKVFTLRDPAQQPGERYQLCAVISGARYPASSPLYFSEEYADFYDIKGAVQSLLQTLRLQGKSGDILFQAVDGAGDASSSAAPECTFTCTYADTGLSLRIMDGENQLGLIGKLSKQAAQAFSIKQDVFFVELELGALLELPTIEKAFTPLSRYPSVKRDIALLVPESAAAGDLLQEIRAHKKQHVVYADIFDVYSGKPIDEGMKSVALTVTYRSDEKTLDDATVDGFHEKIVNALMSRFGGRYREGKE; translated from the coding sequence ATGAAATTTACCCTCAGCTGGCTTGGTAAGTATATTTCTCTGGACAGTCTGACTCCTGATCAGCTGGCGGAACGCCTGACCATGCTCGGCCTGGAAGTTGATGCGGTTGAGGAACTCTATGTCGGCCTTGACGCTATCCAAACGGCAAAAGTTCTTTCCGTGGCAAAACATCCCAACGCTGATCGGCTCAGTCTTTGCGAGGTGGAGATCGGTGAGGAAAAAGTACCCATTGTCTGTGGAGCCTCCAATGTACGACCCGGCCTGATAACAGCCATTGCCCGTCCCGGTGTTACGCTGCCCGGCGGGATGAAAATCAAAAAGGCCAAGGTGCGGGGCGAAGTTTCTCTGGGTATGCTTTGTTCTTGGCGTGAGCTGGGCATAGGCGAAGAACACGCTGGAATCATTGAGTTGGATTCCTCGCTGGCATCCGGGCAGTCTCTGGCCGAGGTGCTGGATCTCTCCGACACCATGATCGAGATTGATCTCACTCCCAATCGTCCAGATTGTACGGCTGTGCTTGGTATTGCCCGTGAGGTTGCTGGCTTTACCGAACAAAAGGTTACCCCACCAGTATCGTCCTTGCCTGAACTTGGTGATTCGACCTCTGAGTTCACAGTTAAGATCAGCGAACCGGAACTCTGCCCACGTTATGCTGCCCGTAAATTGACAGGCGTTGTGATCAAACCCTCCCCGTGGTGGCTGCAACGACAGCTCCTTGCTGTGGGAATGCGTCCGATCAATAATATCGTGGATATTACCAATTTTGTGATGCTGGAATACGGTCAGCCGCTCCATGCCTTTGATTTTCAGGAGCTTGCAGGCAAGACCATTGAGGTACGTTGTCCTCGGACGGATGAGACGACCTTTACGACCTTGGATCAGAGCGAGCGAAAAATCGAGCCGGATATGCTCATGATCTGTGATGGAGAAAAACCTGTTGCCGTGGCAGGCGTCATGGGCGGGCTCCATTCCGAGGTGACTGAGAAGACAACAGAGATTCTCCTGGAGTCGGCCTGCTTTGATCCGGTTTCTGTGCGTCGTACTGCCCGTAAGCTCAACTTGTCCACCGAGGCCTCCTACCGTTTTGAGCGTGGAATAAACCCTGACGGCGTGACCGAGGCAATGGAACGAGCTGTGCAGCTCATCTGTGAGTTGGCTGATGCCCAGGTTGCAGACGGGGTGGATCTCTATCCCGGCAAAAAAGAGCTGCTCCAACTCGACCTGCGAGTTGAACGTGTTAATGCATTGCTCGGCATTACTCTGACCGGCCAGCAGATTGCTACCTACTTACGCGGTATTGATTTTACAGTGGCTGATGAAGACAGCGCAACCCTTACCGTGACAGTGCCTGCTTTTCGGGTGGACATTGAACGCGAGGTTGATCTGGTGGAAGAGTTGGCCCGGCTGGTGGGGTATAATGAGATCCCCACAGCCCGCCCAAACATCTCTATGGATTATCCGCAGCGCGATGAGATGCGTCGGCTCAGACAGGAGACAGCATCCGCATTTGTCCGCTCTGGTTTTTACGAGGCCATTAACTACTCCTTTGTTGCGGAAAAACATTGTGATATGCTGGGGATCAGCCAAGAAGATCCTCGAAGGCAATGCGTGCGCCTGCTCAATCCGCTGACCGAGGATCAGTCGGTGATGCGTACTATGCTGCTGCCCGGCATCCTGGAAAATATTCGGCGCAATATCAATTTTCAACAAGCTGATATTCGTCTTTTTGAGATTGGCAAGGTGTTTACCCTGCGTGATCCAGCTCAGCAACCGGGAGAACGCTATCAGCTCTGTGCTGTTATCAGTGGGGCCCGTTATCCGGCATCTTCTCCGCTCTATTTTTCCGAGGAGTATGCGGATTTCTATGATATAAAAGGGGCTGTCCAGAGCCTTTTGCAAACACTGCGTCTTCAGGGGAAATCAGGGGATATTCTCTTTCAGGCTGTTGACGGGGCTGGCGATGCGTCATCATCAGCTGCTCCAGAGTGTACCTTTACCTGTACTTACGCGGATACAGGCCTTTCTCTTCGTATTATGGATGGCGAAAACCAACTGGGCCTGATCGGCAAGTTGAGTAAACAGGCTGCCCAGGCGTTTTCCATTAAGCAGGATGTCTTTTTTGTTGAGCTTGAACTGGGTGCCCTGCTGGAATTGCCGACGATTGAGAAGGCATTTACTCCATTGTCCCGTTATCCGTCAGTAAAGCGTGATATTGCCCTGCTGGTGCCGGAAAGCGCGGCTGCCGGAGATCTGTTGCAGGAGATACGGGCGCATAAGAAGCAGCATGTTGTGTATGCAGATATTTTTGATGTTTACAGCGGTAAACCCATTGATGAGGGTATGAAAAGCGTCGCCTTGACTGTTACCTATCGTTCTGATGAAAAAACCTTGGACGATGCCACAGTTGACGGCTTTCACGAAAAAATAGTCAATGCACTGATGTCCCGCTTCGGCGGTCGATATCGAGAAGGAAAAGAGTAA
- the pheS gene encoding phenylalanine--tRNA ligase subunit alpha, whose amino-acid sequence MENRLQSLKAEAVEALSAISDQQSLEEFRVTFLGRKGLLSSVMKELSQAPKEDRPRLGQLANTVKKEVEALFLGKKEEIAAGEQAHAAEAVDLSLPGRFLPCGKLHPVTQVMEEICAVFEGMGFAVAEGPDVETDYYNFEALNIPKHHPARDMHDTFYVSDSLLLRTHTSPMQARIMENQEPPLRYIAPGKVYRCDSDITHTPMFHQVEGFLVDRSVSFADLKGVLTTFTRRIFKGDLPLRFRPSFFPFTEPSAEVDIACVICQGAGCRVCKRTGWLEILGAGLIDPEVMKMVGYDPDEFSGFAFGLGVERIAMLKYGIDDIRLYYENDLRFLHQF is encoded by the coding sequence ATGGAAAACAGACTGCAAAGCCTGAAAGCCGAAGCTGTTGAGGCTTTGTCTGCCATCAGCGACCAGCAGAGCTTAGAGGAGTTCCGGGTTACATTTCTCGGGCGGAAAGGCCTTCTTTCATCAGTGATGAAGGAATTGAGTCAGGCCCCCAAGGAAGATCGGCCTCGTCTTGGCCAGCTTGCAAATACGGTGAAGAAAGAGGTAGAAGCACTCTTTCTTGGGAAAAAGGAAGAGATAGCAGCCGGAGAACAGGCGCATGCGGCTGAGGCTGTTGATCTCAGCCTACCTGGTCGCTTTCTTCCTTGCGGCAAGCTTCATCCTGTCACCCAGGTGATGGAGGAGATCTGCGCTGTTTTTGAGGGAATGGGTTTTGCTGTTGCCGAAGGGCCGGATGTTGAAACCGATTATTACAACTTCGAGGCCCTCAATATCCCCAAGCACCATCCGGCTAGGGATATGCATGACACCTTTTATGTGTCTGATTCTTTGCTGCTGCGGACCCATACCTCGCCTATGCAGGCTAGGATTATGGAAAATCAGGAGCCTCCTCTTCGTTATATCGCGCCGGGCAAGGTATATCGCTGTGATTCCGATATCACCCATACACCAATGTTTCATCAGGTCGAGGGGTTTTTGGTTGACCGTAGCGTCTCCTTTGCGGATCTCAAAGGAGTGCTGACCACCTTTACCCGCCGTATTTTCAAAGGGGATTTACCCCTTCGTTTTCGTCCGAGCTTTTTTCCGTTTACCGAGCCTAGTGCGGAAGTAGATATTGCCTGTGTTATCTGCCAAGGGGCAGGATGCAGAGTCTGTAAGCGAACAGGATGGTTGGAAATACTTGGAGCGGGCTTGATTGATCCGGAGGTTATGAAAATGGTCGGCTATGATCCAGACGAATTTTCCGGGTTTGCCTTCGGTCTCGGGGTAGAGCGCATCGCCATGCTCAAGTACGGTATTGATGATATTCGCCTCTATTACGAAAACGATCTTCGATTCCTTCACCAGTTTTAA
- the rplT gene encoding 50S ribosomal protein L20, which produces MPRVTRGFKARRRRNKVLKQAKGFRGGRSRLYRTATEAVDRALCYAYRDRRTNKRNFRRLWITRIGAAAQLNNTSYSKLIHALQQAGIELDRKVLSHLAIVDPSAFTEVVKAAGLEAAV; this is translated from the coding sequence ATGCCACGCGTAACACGCGGGTTCAAGGCCCGCCGCAGAAGAAATAAAGTTTTAAAGCAAGCTAAAGGGTTCCGGGGAGGCCGAAGTCGCCTGTATCGCACCGCGACAGAAGCTGTTGATCGCGCGTTGTGCTACGCCTATCGGGATAGAAGAACCAATAAGCGAAATTTCCGCCGCCTGTGGATCACCCGTATTGGTGCTGCTGCTCAGTTGAATAACACCAGCTACAGTAAGCTGATTCACGCTCTGCAGCAGGCAGGGATTGAGCTTGACCGCAAGGTGCTGTCCCATCTGGCCATTGTTGACCCGAGTGCATTCACCGAGGTTGTCAAAGCTGCCGGTCTTGAAGCTGCAGTCTGA
- the rpmI gene encoding 50S ribosomal protein L35: MPKMKTNRGAAKRFKATGTGKIRRSKAFTSHILTSKSTKRKRNLRQSGLIDAADTKAVRRMLPYL; the protein is encoded by the coding sequence ATGCCAAAGATGAAGACCAACCGAGGGGCGGCCAAGCGTTTTAAAGCGACCGGTACCGGTAAAATTCGGAGAAGTAAGGCCTTTACCTCACATATTCTGACCAGTAAATCAACCAAGCGGAAACGTAATCTGCGCCAAAGCGGATTAATTGATGCAGCTGATACCAAGGCAGTCCGACGTATGCTGCCCTACCTTTAA
- the infC gene encoding translation initiation factor IF-3 encodes MYWYWINQEDPNIKRRGRKLPQKQEIKSKVNEAIRYLEVRLIGAEGEQIGVVSTAKARQLADDVGLDLVEVSDKAKPPVCRIMNYDKYRYELKKKQQEAKKKQTVIETKEIKFRPKTEEHDLDFKIKKIKRFLEKKNKVKVTMQFRGREIIYAQSVGLEAIRKIADSLREDCVILQEPKMEGRQLVMFVGPKA; translated from the coding sequence CTGTATTGGTATTGGATTAATCAGGAGGATCCGAACATTAAACGAAGAGGCAGAAAACTTCCGCAGAAGCAGGAAATTAAGTCAAAAGTCAATGAAGCGATTCGCTATCTGGAGGTCCGATTGATCGGAGCTGAAGGCGAGCAAATCGGTGTTGTTTCTACAGCAAAAGCGCGACAGCTTGCTGATGATGTAGGGCTTGATTTGGTTGAGGTCTCAGATAAGGCCAAGCCTCCGGTTTGTCGAATTATGAATTATGACAAATACCGGTACGAGTTAAAAAAGAAGCAACAGGAAGCAAAGAAAAAACAGACGGTTATTGAGACAAAAGAGATTAAGTTTCGTCCCAAGACTGAAGAACATGACTTGGATTTTAAGATCAAGAAGATAAAGCGATTTCTTGAGAAGAAGAATAAGGTCAAAGTGACGATGCAGTTTCGCGGTCGGGAAATTATCTATGCTCAATCTGTCGGCCTTGAGGCGATTCGTAAGATTGCCGACAGCCTGCGTGAAGATTGTGTTATTCTGCAGGAGCCGAAAATGGAAGGACGACAGCTTGTTATGTTTGTCGGTCCGAAAGCCTGA